Genomic DNA from Alicyclobacillus fastidiosus:
CACGACGTTCACTCCGCCCACCAAAGTGTAGAGCACGATGACGTCAACGTGCTCTGCCTAGGCGCCCAAATTATTGGTCCGTGGCTCGCAAAGGACATCATTGAGGCCTTTATCCACGCACAGTTTCGCGATGAAGAACCCTTTCGAGGACGAGTCGCGAAAATTCGCAATCTTGAGCGCGTGATGGCGCGCGAAGTGATCGATGAGTGCTAGGGCACTCGTGAGACAATCAAGTCTATTTGCAAGATTTGTGCTGGGTTCGAATGTGTGCTGACGCCTAGATTACAGAAATCAAAGAGAAGTAGGTGTGAACATGAAAAAGCTGTTCATGGCGGGCTTATCGACAGCTTTGGTGGTGAGTTTAGCAGGGTGTGGCCAAAGTGGAGGGAGCGCAGGGGCTTCAAACGACAGCGGAAAAAAGGTCACCATCAGTTTTACCTGGTGGGGAGATCCAACCAGAAACAAAGTGTACGATCAAGTGATCGCTGAGTTCGAGAAGAAGTATCCGAATATTACGGTGAAAGCTGAACCGACAAGCTGGGCCGATTATTGGACGAAATTATCGACGGAAATGGCCGGAGGGAACGCTCCCGACGTGATCGGCATGCATGCGGACTACGCGTCAGACTACGCTCGAAGGGGAACGTTGTTAAATCTCAACTCCTATATCAGCTCTGGCGTCATCAATTTGTCTGACTTTCCGCAGACGGTGACCGACAGCGGCAAGCTGAACGGGAATACCTATATGGTCGCCCAGGGCGTCACGACTTCGGGGCAGATATACAATGAAGCGTTATTCAAGCAGATGGGCGTATCCGCTCCTACCATGAACTGGACGTGGGACGACTTTGTGAAGGACGCGACGGCTCTCAAACAGGCGTTTGTAGCAAAAGGCGAAGGAACCGGGCATTGGGGTGTAGATGACGAAAGCGGCGAAATGCAGCCTGTGTTCGAATACTATCTCAACCAACACGGAAAGCAGTTGTTTACGTCAGACGGCAAACTCGGATTCACGGTCAACGATTTGGAAAGTTGGTTTACGATGTGGGCGAACCTTCGTAAGCAAGGGGTCATCCCAGATGCGGCCACGGCGGCTCAATACACCGGTGCGTCTGTCGAACAGAGTTTGTTTGCGAACGATAAAGTAGGGATCACTGCAATTCCTGCAAACCAACTTTATCTGTACCAGACGCAAATGACCAATACAACGGTGGGGCTCGTTAGAGAGCCGAGTACAGCGGGCGGCAAAAATGGGGAGTTCGTCGAGGGCGCTTATCTCGCGGTACCGGAGAAATCACCGCATCCGAAGGAAGCAGCAGAATTTATCAACTTCTTCGTCAACGATACTGGGGCTGGCAAGACGTTTAAGATCGAGCAAGGCGAGCCCGGTTCGACGAAGATTGATCAGATTGTCAAGCCCTTGCTGACACCAACCGAGCAAACGGAAATGAGCTTTATTAGCAAAACGCTTTCCCTCGCGCACGCAGACCCGTATCCTCCGAAAGGCAACGATCAGATTACGACGGACTTCACGCAAGCCGCACAAAATATCGCGTATGGCAAAATGTCGATTCAGCAAGCCTCTGAAAACTTCATGAACCAGGCAAACAGCATATTGGCTGGTAACTGAACGTTCGTGTCCTCCAAACACAGTGAACGCGGCAGTGGAATCGAATGGGAAAAGGACGAAGAGGCAGGAAGTCCTTTTTCCATTCGACGTGAATTCGGACCAGATGGGAGGCGTGGATAGTGCAGTATTTACGGAATGCGTGGAGGCAGAACGCGGTTGCATATCTATTTTTAGCACCTTGGTTAATCGGTTTACTTGGTCTGACAATCATTCCTATGGGGGCTTCGCTGTACCTGTCATTTACGAATTACGACATGTTTGATCCAGCGAAATGGGTGGGGCTCAGCAACTACATCCAGATGTTCCATGATCCAAGTTACTTTAGTAGCGTGAAAGTTACCTTGATCTACGTGGTCATCAGTGTTCCCGCACAGCTGATGATCGCCTTGGGCGTGGCGTTGTTGCTCAATCGCGGCATGCGGGGACTCAGAATCTATCGAGCGATATTTTATGTGCCTTCGCTGTTTGGTGGAAGTGTCGCGATCGCGCTGTTATGGCAGCAACTATTCGGTGGAGATGGCGTGCTGGATCAGATTTTGTCCTACTTCGGAATACACGGGATCAATTGGGTTGACTCACCGAGCACGGCCCTTTATACCCTGATTGTTTTAGCGCTTTGGCAATTCGGCTCTCCGATGATCATCTTTTTGGCCGGACTCAAGCAAGTTCCGATAGACCTCTACGAAGCGGCCACCATTGACGGCGCGGGCAAAGTGAAACAATTTTTCCACATTACGTTTCCTATGCTGACTCCGATTATCTTCTTCAATCTCGTCATGCAGATCATCTCGTCGTTCCAGGCGTTTACGCCCGCGTACATCGTCAGTAATGGCACTGGTGGGCCACTGAATGCAACCTTGTTTTACACGCTGTATCTCTATCAACAAGGGTTTACAGATTTCCACATGGGCTATGCCTCGGCCATGGCATGGGTACTGCTTCTCGCCATCGCGGTCATCTCGGGCATGTTGTTTCTATCGTCGAAAAAATGGGTGCATTACGGAGAATGAGGTGATTTGATGCAGACGAATAGACCAATGCGCATCGTGAGACATATCATCATTATTATTGTAGCTGTGGTGATGCTGTACCCGTTGCTTTGGATGTTGGGGAGCTCATTTAACCAAAACAGCCAGATATTTAAAGATACCTCGCTCATCCCCAATGCACCCACCCTTATCAACTACGTACAGGGCTGGGCTGGCCTGTCCAACGTTACCTTCGGTAGATTTTTCCTCAACTCATTTTTCATTGTTGCCATGTGTATCATTGGAAATGTTCTATCTTGCTCAATGGCCGCTTACGCTTTTGCACGGCTCAACTTTGCCTTTCGGGGCACGCTGTTTGGCATGATGTTTCTCACATTAATGCTCCCGTTTCACGTAACACTCATTCCTCAGTATATCCTCTTCGACCACTTAGGATGGATCAATACGTACTGGCCGCTCATCCTCCCGAAGTTCTTGGGCGTGGAAGGATTTTTTATCTTTCTCATGGTGCAGTTTATGCGCAATATCCCACGAGAGCTGGATGAGGCTGCACGCGTGGATGGCTGTGGACCGATCAAAATGTATTGGTATTTGATGTTGCCGCTTGCATTGCCCGCTTTGATCACGACGACCATTTTCACCTTCATCTGGACCTGGAACGACTACTTCAGCCAACTCATCTATATCAGCAACTCCAACCTGTATACTGTCGCTTTGGCTCTGAGACAGTTTGTAGACGCAACGGGTCAGACATCATGGGGTGGCCTATTCGCAATGTCGACACTGTCCTTGGTCCCACTGTTCCTTGTTTTTATCTTTTTCCAGAAGTACCTTGTCGAGGGGATTACTGTAGGCGGGGTCAAAGGATGACAAACGTTTCCACGACCGGGCATGACTTGGCAGCTTATGTTAGAGAATGGTTCTTCGTCCAGGGGAAGGCATGGTGAACGATATGTCCCCTTGTTCGTCGAGACAAGTCGCGTGGGTCTAGTGGCATAGTCGTTTTCCAATACAGGTGGGAGCGTGTTTTCATTGTTTTCGATGACAGGTCCAATCTACCGAGCATGCACGGTGATTTATCATTGCCTGGTGTTAAATTTGATGTTCTTACTCTTTTCTATACCCATCGTGACAGCACCGGCGGCGGCGGCAGGTTTATTTGCGGTCGCCAGAAAGTACGTGTACAGACAAGAGCCGAACATCTACCACGTGTTTTGGGTTTCGTTTTGTGAAAACTTCAAGCAAAGCTTGTTGGTGGGGCTAGCCTTAGCCGTTGCAGCAGCGCTGTTGTTCGTGGATTTTCAGTTTGTCTACATAGCCTTGAATCGCGTATTCGTGGTTACCTGGGCCGTGGTCTTTCTCGTCGCACTTTCCCTGTTTGTTCACGTCTATCCGCTGATGGTGCACATGACGCTCTCCACGAGGCAACTCTTTGTCAACGCCGCTCGGATGATTTTCATTCGACCGTCCATTTCAATCTGCAATATCGCATTGCTATTGGCTATGTTCTTTCTGAGTTACGTCGTGCCAATTCTATTCGTCCTCTGTTTTTTTAGCATTTCCGCGACGATCACCTATTGGATGGTGAATAAAAAGTACGCCGCAATGGGGTTTTTCGAAACTCATTGCGAAATGGAGGCAGAGAAACTATGAACGCTGACCAAAGAAAGGCTGTTTTAAAATTGTTTGAGGGATTGCGTGTGACGGACGTGAACGATGGGATGGACGCGGTTGGTTTGCAAAATGTGGGTATCATGAACCGCAGTATCCGTCCGCTCTGGAGGGATATCGAGCAATTTAGCCATCGGATTTACGGCCTTGCGTTGACGGTGAGGTTCATGCCAACCAATCAAGCGATCCATTGCGATTCCCTTGACGAGTATAAGCGAGTCAAACAGGATTGGTACCGTAATCTAGCGCCTGACAAATTCGCGGTAAAGATCCAGGATGGGGATATCGTCGTGATCGATGGTTCGACGGACACCGATGTCGGATTTTGCGGATCAGAAAACACGTTTGGCTGGGTTAATCGCGGTGCTCGGGGCGTTGTGACCAACGGGGGAGCACGAGATACAGATGAAATTATCAAGCAAAGACTTCCAGTGTATTGCAACTATATTGGCAGAGGAATTCGACCAGGCCGCCTGGTGTATGACACGTGCAATACGACCGTGAATGTCGGTGGGGTATTGGTGAACCCCGGAGACGTCATCGTGGCAGACGGAGACGGCGTGGTCTGCGTCCCGATTGATCAAGCGGAACTCGTCGCGGCGATAGCGCGCGACATTCAACGCGACGACAAGGTTTCGAGACGTAAACACTATGAAAAGGCTGGGCTGGACTTGGACTTCACGGTGGAATAAGTGTGGTGTGGATATCATCTCCAAGTCGACCATACACCTCAACATGCGCGACTAGTTACGGCCAGATTGCGCGTAGATAGCAGGCACCCAAAGGTGTAGATGGAGGAAGCGTCTGCCGATGGTGGCCTGCTTTGCGCAGTGATTGTAGTGGTCGGCTTGTTCCAGTACCATAAAGGTACGGAAGACTTGCAACACAGCCATAATGAGCTTGACCTCGCGGTAAAAGGCTACAGTGGATAAGGGTGGTAGCATATGTGGACATGGGTGGATCGCGTGGGCAAGACGGCCATTGCGACCGTCGTGCTCACAGCTGGGATGGTAATGAATGCCGTTGCCATCGCAGGTGAAAAGATTCCAGTCAGTAAGGGCACGTTGGTGTCACTGGGTGACTCTATCACATTTGGGTATAATTTGAACGATACGTCCAAGAATTCTGTGGTGTCCAAATTTGCATATCCGAATCTCATCGGAAAGGCGGAACGTCTCAACGTATCCGATCTCGGCGTCCCCGGTTGGACCTCCACCGATTTGTTGGCCGCTCTCGATGCGCCTAACTTCAGTCGGGCCGTGCGCGGTGCATCTGTGGTTACGGTTGATATTGGCAGCAATGACCTGCTGCACTGGGCCGATCAGCAAGAGCTATTGACTTCTGGAGACCCGGCCTCTCTGACCATCACGTCAACACAGCAACTAGCGGTCGCCCAAGTACTTGCGCAATTCGGTTCTAACTTTAAACATATCATCGCCAAAATTCGTGCCGAGACCTCTGCACCGATTGTCGCGTACAACTTGTACGATCCGTTTCCTAGTTCGTCTCCGTTATCCACGGACGACGAACAACTTGAAGCTTTTGAGAATCAAGAGATTGCCTTTGTCGCCGGACAGTACCAGAACGTCGCGGTCGCTGACGCGCACGGCGCGTTTACTGGAAATCAGCTCTCTTTCGTACGGCTAGCACAAGGAGACGTGCATCCAACAGCGCGTGGACAGAGTGCGCTTGCGCAAGTAGGAGAGCAGGCCATGAAATCTCTACTCAAGCAACAAGTCAAGCCGGGGGTGCAGAGTGGTGTGACCCACCTTTTGGTCGGGGAGATTGCGCCAAACGAAGGCACCACGTCGGGGAATGTCAATGGAAGTGCCGTCACGTTGTCCGTCCCGCCCTCCGCGCTCAAGCGAGCGACCGAAGTGGATCTCACGAGTCAACAGTTTCCCGAGGGGGCCGAATCAGCAATCGCGACCAAGTGGCCACGTGGCCACTTTGCCGTAGAGCTCGCGCTCAATTTTGACTCGAATACTACATTTGTGAAGGCGTATACGCTCACCGTCAAAAACCGTGCGATTGCCAAGGGAGCGAAGGTGTACCAGGTTACGGGTAAGAAGCTGACCATTGTGAAGACGACGTCTACCAAGGCCGGGCAATTGACGGTGAAGGGGACCAAGCCCGCCGATTTCGTCATTTTAAATCCAGATTGACCTTTAAGGGCTGATACATTGTGATTCGGCCGTATTGTCATGGGCTATTCCTGGGCGCTGGCTCAAGAATAGTCCGCATTTTCGCGTCGGGCGTTGTACACCGGTCAGGGGGAGACCGTTTGCACCTTAGTGCGGCTTTAACGAGTTGATTGGTCCACGTCTACAGAGTGCACCCTTGGTCCGCGATGTGTGAGCGGTTTTGGCGCGAGCACGAATGTACATATGGTTGCTAGTAGGCTGATGGCGGCTACACAGAAGAATCCAGTGTTCAGACTGAATGAATCGCCAATCCAGCCGACTAAAGACGGACCCCCAAACATACCCAGCGAGTAAATCGCTTGGTAAAAGCCCATGGCTGTGGCGCGCCGGGCGGAATCGATATGCTTGATGGCGAGCCCCATCAACACTGGCATGCACAAACCCTGGCCGAGGCCGTTTGCTGCTTGAGTGACGTACAGCCAGTTGAGTGAATGAATGGCTGGAATGGCACAGGTAAAGATGGCAGATAATGCAAATCCGATGACGACGACGTTGCGTTCACCAAGTCTTCGAGATAGAATCCCGCCACTGTACAATGATGCGACGGCATTCGGCAGTGTAGACGCGAGGGTGAGCCAACTTAAATCGATTTTGCTGGCACCCAGGTGTGTGGCGTCTTCGGGTGTGAAGCCAAACATGGTCGAAAAGGTGATGATTTGCGCCAAGACGGCGAGGATGGAAACCCCCAACACGATTTTGTCCCGCCCGACCGCAAACAGTTCCTTGGGCTCGATGCCTTTGGCACCCTTTGCGGGTGGGTTGTCTTTGATGCCGAAGCTCAGCAGGAACCCGAGCGCACCACCGATGACCGCCAACCAAAATGCCGCGTGCCATCCAAATCGTTGGGCCGCGATACC
This window encodes:
- a CDS encoding sugar ABC transporter substrate-binding protein; translation: MKKLFMAGLSTALVVSLAGCGQSGGSAGASNDSGKKVTISFTWWGDPTRNKVYDQVIAEFEKKYPNITVKAEPTSWADYWTKLSTEMAGGNAPDVIGMHADYASDYARRGTLLNLNSYISSGVINLSDFPQTVTDSGKLNGNTYMVAQGVTTSGQIYNEALFKQMGVSAPTMNWTWDDFVKDATALKQAFVAKGEGTGHWGVDDESGEMQPVFEYYLNQHGKQLFTSDGKLGFTVNDLESWFTMWANLRKQGVIPDAATAAQYTGASVEQSLFANDKVGITAIPANQLYLYQTQMTNTTVGLVREPSTAGGKNGEFVEGAYLAVPEKSPHPKEAAEFINFFVNDTGAGKTFKIEQGEPGSTKIDQIVKPLLTPTEQTEMSFISKTLSLAHADPYPPKGNDQITTDFTQAAQNIAYGKMSIQQASENFMNQANSILAGN
- a CDS encoding sugar ABC transporter permease — its product is MQYLRNAWRQNAVAYLFLAPWLIGLLGLTIIPMGASLYLSFTNYDMFDPAKWVGLSNYIQMFHDPSYFSSVKVTLIYVVISVPAQLMIALGVALLLNRGMRGLRIYRAIFYVPSLFGGSVAIALLWQQLFGGDGVLDQILSYFGIHGINWVDSPSTALYTLIVLALWQFGSPMIIFLAGLKQVPIDLYEAATIDGAGKVKQFFHITFPMLTPIIFFNLVMQIISSFQAFTPAYIVSNGTGGPLNATLFYTLYLYQQGFTDFHMGYASAMAWVLLLAIAVISGMLFLSSKKWVHYGE
- a CDS encoding carbohydrate ABC transporter permease, with translation MQTNRPMRIVRHIIIIIVAVVMLYPLLWMLGSSFNQNSQIFKDTSLIPNAPTLINYVQGWAGLSNVTFGRFFLNSFFIVAMCIIGNVLSCSMAAYAFARLNFAFRGTLFGMMFLTLMLPFHVTLIPQYILFDHLGWINTYWPLILPKFLGVEGFFIFLMVQFMRNIPRELDEAARVDGCGPIKMYWYLMLPLALPALITTTIFTFIWTWNDYFSQLIYISNSNLYTVALALRQFVDATGQTSWGGLFAMSTLSLVPLFLVFIFFQKYLVEGITVGGVKG
- a CDS encoding DUF624 domain-containing protein; translation: MFLLFSIPIVTAPAAAAGLFAVARKYVYRQEPNIYHVFWVSFCENFKQSLLVGLALAVAAALLFVDFQFVYIALNRVFVVTWAVVFLVALSLFVHVYPLMVHMTLSTRQLFVNAARMIFIRPSISICNIALLLAMFFLSYVVPILFVLCFFSISATITYWMVNKKYAAMGFFETHCEMEAEKL
- a CDS encoding RraA family protein, with the translated sequence MNADQRKAVLKLFEGLRVTDVNDGMDAVGLQNVGIMNRSIRPLWRDIEQFSHRIYGLALTVRFMPTNQAIHCDSLDEYKRVKQDWYRNLAPDKFAVKIQDGDIVVIDGSTDTDVGFCGSENTFGWVNRGARGVVTNGGARDTDEIIKQRLPVYCNYIGRGIRPGRLVYDTCNTTVNVGGVLVNPGDVIVADGDGVVCVPIDQAELVAAIARDIQRDDKVSRRKHYEKAGLDLDFTVE
- a CDS encoding GDSL-type esterase/lipase family protein, whose translation is MWTWVDRVGKTAIATVVLTAGMVMNAVAIAGEKIPVSKGTLVSLGDSITFGYNLNDTSKNSVVSKFAYPNLIGKAERLNVSDLGVPGWTSTDLLAALDAPNFSRAVRGASVVTVDIGSNDLLHWADQQELLTSGDPASLTITSTQQLAVAQVLAQFGSNFKHIIAKIRAETSAPIVAYNLYDPFPSSSPLSTDDEQLEAFENQEIAFVAGQYQNVAVADAHGAFTGNQLSFVRLAQGDVHPTARGQSALAQVGEQAMKSLLKQQVKPGVQSGVTHLLVGEIAPNEGTTSGNVNGSAVTLSVPPSALKRATEVDLTSQQFPEGAESAIATKWPRGHFAVELALNFDSNTTFVKAYTLTVKNRAIAKGAKVYQVTGKKLTIVKTTSTKAGQLTVKGTKPADFVILNPD
- a CDS encoding MFS transporter; protein product: MATNRITLFYIVTIFYWFSTYTYVPLLSPYVLALGGSLAISGVIIGSYGFSQMLIRIPLGVWSDRIGSRKPFIVGGIAVGTLSSLGFALTSSVWAALICRLLAGVAAASWVVFTVLYASYHSDESAPKAMGIISFFTSIGQLLATTLGGIAAQRFGWHAAFWLAVIGGALGFLLSFGIKDNPPAKGAKGIEPKELFAVGRDKIVLGVSILAVLAQIITFSTMFGFTPEDATHLGASKIDLSWLTLASTLPNAVASLYSGGILSRRLGERNVVVIGFALSAIFTCAIPAIHSLNWLYVTQAANGLGQGLCMPVLMGLAIKHIDSARRATAMGFYQAIYSLGMFGGPSLVGWIGDSFSLNTGFFCVAAISLLATICTFVLAPKPLTHRGPRVHSVDVDQSTR